The Chelonoidis abingdonii isolate Lonesome George chromosome 9, CheloAbing_2.0, whole genome shotgun sequence genome has a segment encoding these proteins:
- the RHCG gene encoding ammonium transporter Rh type C, which produces MVKNTCMRWRLPLVCLLWEVAMIVLFGVFVRFDPEADAHWKEEQHKKNLTSDIENDFYFRYPSFQDVHVMIFVGFGFLMTFLQRYGFGAVGFNFLLAAFGIQWALLMQGWFHSFENGKILLGVENLINADFCVGSVCIAFGAILGKTSPVQLLILTLFQVTLFAVNEYILVSLLHVKDAGGSMTIHTFGAYFGLTVTRILYRPNLEQSKDKQGSVYHSDLFAMIGTLYLWMYWPSFNSAVSNHGDAQHRAAINTYCSLASCVLTTVAFSSLLQKKGKLDMVHIQNATLAGGVAVGTSAEMMLTPYGSLIVGFLCGIVSTVGFVYLMPFLESKLHIQDTCGIHNLHAMPGLIGGIVGAVTAAAATEEVYGKEGLISAFDFRGDYKDRTPNVQGGFQAAGIFVSLAMALAGGAIVGAILKIPFLGDPADENCFEDDVYWEVPEDEESGLYHMHDPTLKPVTS; this is translated from the exons ATGGTGAAGAACACGTGCATGCGCTGGCGGTTGCCGCTCGTCTGCCTCCTCTGGGAGGTTGCTATGATCGTCCTCTTTGGGGTCTTTGTGCGCTTTGACCCCGAAGCTGATGCGCACTGGAAGGAGGAGCAGCACAAGAAGAACCTCACCAGTGACATAGAGAACGATTTCTACTTCAGGTATCCAT CTTTCCAGGATGTCCACGTGATGATCTTCGTGGGTTTTGGCTTCCTGATGACATTCCTCCAGCGCTATGGCTTTGGAGCTGTTGGCTTCAACTTCCTCCTTGCCGCCTTTGGGATCCAGTGGGCTCTCCTGATGCAGGGCTGGTTCCATTCTTTCGAGAACGGAAAGATACTCCTTGGAGTGGAAAA cctgatCAATGCAGATTTCTGTGTGGGTTCTGTCTGCATCGCCTTTGGGGCCATCCTGGGCAAAACCAGCCCCGTGCAGCTGCTCATCCTGACGTTGTTTCAAGTCACGCTCTTTGCTGTGAACGAGTACATCCTCGTCAGCCTGCTCCAC GTTAAAGATGCTGGTGGATCGATGACCATTCATACGTTTGGAGCCTATTTTGGCCTGACAGTGACCAGAATTCTGTACCGGCCCAACCTGGAACAGAGTAAAGACAAGCAAGGCTCTGTGTACCACTCCGACCTCTTTGCTATGATCG gtACCCTGTACCTATGGATGTACTGGCCCAGCTTTAACTCAGCTGTTTCAAATCACGGGGATGCACAGCACCGAGCCGCCATTAACACCTACTGCTCACTGGCCTCCtgtgtcctcactaccgtggcctTCTCCAGCCTGCTGCAGAAGAAAGGCAAGCTCGACATG GTTCATATCCAGAATGCAACGCTGGCCGGTGGCGTGGCTGTGGGGACCAGCGCAGAGATGATGCTGACTCCATACGGATCCCTCATCGTTGGATTCCTCTGTGGCATTGTGTCCACCGTTGGGTTCGTCTACCTCATG CCATTCCTGGAGTCCAAGCTGCACATCCAGGACACCTGCGGCATCCACAACCTACATGCCATGCCAGGGCTTATTGGGGGCATCGTGGGGGCTGTCACTGCAGCCGCAGCCACTGAAGAGGTGTATGGAAAGGAAGG GCTTATCAGTGCCTTTGACTTCAGGGGTGACTACAAGGATCGGACACCCAATGTCCAAGGGGGGTTCCAGGCGGCTGGCATTTTCGTCTCCCTGGCCATGGCCTTGGCTGGAGGGGCCATtgtgg GtgctattttgaaaatcccattcttgGGGGACCCCGCAGATGAGAACTGCTTTGAGGATGATGTCTACTGGGAG GTGCCTGAGGATGAGGAGAGCGGCCTGTACCACATGCATGACCCCACCCTCAAACCTGTGACTTCTTAA